CCGCACGCATTGACCAGGGTACCGCATCTTCATTGCTGCCATTCAGATGTGCCTCAGCACTTAAAAACTTCGTCGGCCAGATGTCTCGTAGTTCTGAAGAAAAACATATCTTCGCTAAGAGCTCTTGCTTCATAGATTCACCTCAGATATTTTTGCGCCTTTTAATTGGTCAAAGCGAGCAAAATATCAGGCTCCGATGCCATCGAGTTTACCTAAAAATTCTATTTCTTCCGCAATGATTGCGGACAAGCGTATTTCTAAGACAAAGCCTATCTCATTTCCAAACCTTGGGTCACCTTCTGCTGCCCCCATTTTAGTGCCAGTTCCGGCGTGGTGGTAAGGTGCTTGCCTCGTTCCATACCGCCCAGTTCTGGTTCAAGACGATGAGATTTTTTTGCGCTTTCAAGCTCTGCTTTGCTGACTCGTCGAAAGAATACTGCTTCATTGCGGTCAATTCGATAGCTGGATGGTGGGTTATTGGGTGCCGGCCGCTTCAGGGGCATGAGGGCGAGTCGTGAAAAATTGTCTTAGGATTAAATTCAGCGTGTCTCATCGTGGTCTGTGTAAAAATATATCCATATAGAGCTAATAAGTCCAGTAGGGATTTGAGAATTAGACTGTCGCAATTTGTTACATGGCTTTTTTCTTTGACAAGTTGCTTTTGAGGCGCAATTATAGGGGTTGTAAAAATGCAGATTCAATGTTTAAAGATATTTACGAGGTGATCAATGGCTTTCAAGACTACTGATTTGTGCGATGAGCACGAAACTGATCCAGCACTTCAAGTTGCCGAGCCGATATTCAACGACTATGGCGGTGTTACGGCATTTTGCGGTCCAATTGCCACGGTCAAAGTTCACGAAGACAATGTGCTGGTGCGCGAGATACTCGAAACCCCAGGCGAGGGGCGCGTTCTCGTCGTCGATGGCGAGGGTTCGACATGGTGTGCGCTTTTGGGGGATATGGTCGCTGAAATCGCCAGTGACAATGGCTGGTCGGGGATTGTCATAAATGGCGGTGTGCGCGATGTGTCTGAACTTGCACAAATTGAAATAGGTGTCAAGGCGCGCTTTGCTGTGCCGCGCCGCAGCCGAAAAGAAGGCAAGGGCCGCCAGGATACGCCTCTTGCTTTTGCTGGTGTCGCCTTTCTTCCAGGCGATTATCTCTACGCCGATGAAGACGGCATTTTGATTGCTACGAGAGATTTGTTAGACGCGCAGGCTTGACCTGCAGTACAACCTTACATTATGGAGATAAACTATGCCGCAGACAGATCGACCCAATATTCTCTTTATTATGGATGACCAGCATCGTTTTGATTACATGGGCTGTGCAGGTGCTGATTTTGTTCGCACACCCAATATTGACCGTCTGGCAAAGCAGGGGGTGCATTTTACCCAATGCACGACAAATTGCCCGGTTTGCGCGCCTTCGCGCATTGCACTGGCTTCTGGCATGCAGCCCTCGCGCCTCGGTTGCGTTGGAAACAATTGCTTCTTGCCTCGCAGCCAACCGACTTATTACCAGCAGTTGCGCGATTACAATTATTACGTGGGTTGTGTGGGCAAGCTCGATCTGGCCAAACCCGACGGGTATAATGGGCGCGATGGCGACAGGCCCGCTACGTATATGTGGGGCTTTACACATCCGGTTGAATGCGAGGGTAAGATGCACGCTGGGCATTCCAAAACACCACAGGGCCCTTATAACCACTTTTTGGAAGAAAGAGGATTGCTCGGTGCTTTTGTCGATGATTATACCCGTCGCTCCAAAGAGGGTTATCACGCTTCCTGTCACGATTCGGTCTTGCCTACCGAAGCGTTTGAGGATGTGTATATTGGGCAGCGATCTGTCGAGTGGATTGAGAATATTCCGGGGGATTTTCCCTGGCATTTATTTGTGAGCTTTGTAGGCCCCCACGATCCTTTTGATCCGCCAGCCGAATACGGGGAGAAGTACCGCGATGCAGAGATGCCACCCGCCACGCCTGCAAATTTGCCGGGTAAGCCCGCTTACTTGAAAGATCGCATCAAAGACATGACCCCGGAAAAAATCGCAGAGACCCGACGGCAATATTGCGCGGCAATTGAAGTTATTGACGATCAGATCGGCGAGATGCTCGCGGCTGTGGAACGGCGGGGTATGACCGATAATACGTATGTTATCTTTTCCAGTGACCACGGAGAAATGCTGGGCGATCACGGTTTGTACACTAAAAGTGTGCCTTACGAAGCATCGGTACATGTTCCGCTCATTGTTGCGGGTCCCGGCATTGAAGGCGGTCGCGTCTCAGATGCTCTCGTTGAACTCATTGACATAAATCCAACGATATGTGATCTTGCTGGCGTGCCTCCGCTTTCGGATATCGATGCGCGATCAGTTGGCGCAGTGCTTCGCGGAGAGGCAGAGGAACACCGCACGGAAACCGTGAGTGGCATACAAAATTTCAGGTGTATCCGTACGCGGGAGTACAAATTGGTGGAGAACTACAACGATGTTACGGAACTCTACGATTTGATTGCAGATCCTGGTGAAGAACACAATATTGCCGAACAGGAGCCAGAGGTACGGCGCGAATTGTCTCGCCGTCTCTCAGCGCGTTATTTAGAAGGCACATGGTATCGGTAGGAGGGAATCGTGAAGTACACCAAACTTCCCGGCACGGATATTGATGTTTCTGTTATTGCTCTGGGTTGCTGGCCTTTTGCTGGTGGTGATGTTTGGGGAGATCAAGACGACGATGTATCTGTCGCTACGGTGCATGCCGCGCTCGATGCGGGTATCACTTTTTTCGATACGGCAGAAGGCTATGGCAAGTCCGAGCGCGTGCTGGGGCAGGGTCTTAAAGGTCGTCGGCAAGACGCGGTGATTGCCACGAAAGTAGGAGGTGGTCATCTTTCATCCGATGATTTGCCCAAAGCCTGCGAACAAAGCTTGAAAAGTCTGCAAACCGATTATATCGATTTGTACCAAATTCACTGGCCCAATCACAATATTCCCATCGCAGAAACAGCAAGCGCGCTTCAGCGTCTCCGCGATCAGGGAAAAATTCGGGCTATTGGCGTTTGCAATTTTGC
This genomic window from Gemmatimonadota bacterium contains:
- a CDS encoding sulfatase-like hydrolase/transferase codes for the protein MPQTDRPNILFIMDDQHRFDYMGCAGADFVRTPNIDRLAKQGVHFTQCTTNCPVCAPSRIALASGMQPSRLGCVGNNCFLPRSQPTYYQQLRDYNYYVGCVGKLDLAKPDGYNGRDGDRPATYMWGFTHPVECEGKMHAGHSKTPQGPYNHFLEERGLLGAFVDDYTRRSKEGYHASCHDSVLPTEAFEDVYIGQRSVEWIENIPGDFPWHLFVSFVGPHDPFDPPAEYGEKYRDAEMPPATPANLPGKPAYLKDRIKDMTPEKIAETRRQYCAAIEVIDDQIGEMLAAVERRGMTDNTYVIFSSDHGEMLGDHGLYTKSVPYEASVHVPLIVAGPGIEGGRVSDALVELIDINPTICDLAGVPPLSDIDARSVGAVLRGEAEEHRTETVSGIQNFRCIRTREYKLVENYNDVTELYDLIADPGEEHNIAEQEPEVRRELSRRLSARYLEGTWYR
- the rraA gene encoding ribonuclease E activity regulator RraA: MAFKTTDLCDEHETDPALQVAEPIFNDYGGVTAFCGPIATVKVHEDNVLVREILETPGEGRVLVVDGEGSTWCALLGDMVAEIASDNGWSGIVINGGVRDVSELAQIEIGVKARFAVPRRSRKEGKGRQDTPLAFAGVAFLPGDYLYADEDGILIATRDLLDAQA